A single genomic interval of Pan paniscus chromosome 18, NHGRI_mPanPan1-v2.0_pri, whole genome shotgun sequence harbors:
- the LOC117976294 gene encoding putative nuclear pore complex-interacting protein family member B2 isoform X5 encodes MWVRWMLFWLLLEFISHQCISVSFLKTIFQSENGHDGSTDVQQRAWRSNHRRQEGNKIGLKDVITLWRHVETKVRAKIHKMKVTTKINHHAKINGKRKTAKKQAMFQRAQELRRRAEDYYKCKITPSARKPLCNWVRMAAAEHRHSSGLPYWRYLTAETLTNRMGHQTPPLATQEAEAEEPPKPKRRRAAEVKPSSPEPKRRRAAEVKPSSPKPKRRRAAEVKPSSPKPKRRRAPDVES; translated from the exons atgtGGGTGCGGTGGatgctcttttggctcctgctggaatttatcagccatcagtgcATCTct gtGTCTTTCCTGAAGACTATCTTCCAGTCTGAAAATGGACATGATGGATCCACAGATGTACAGCAGAGAGCCTGGAGGTCCAACCACCGTAGACAGGAAG gaaataaaattggCCTGAAAGACGTCATTACTCTATGGAGACATGTGGAAACAAAAGTTAGAGCTAAAATCCATAAGATGAAGGTGACAACGAAAATCAACCATCATGccaaaatcaatggaaagaggaagaccgccaaaaaaca GGCAATGTTTCAACGGGCGCAAGAGTTGCGGCGGCGGGCAGAGGACTACTACAAATGCAAA ATCACCCCTTCTGCAAGAAAGCCTCTTTGCAACTGG GTCAGAATGGCGGCAGCGGAGCATCGTCATTCTTCAGGATTGCCATACTGGCGCTACCTCACAGCTGAAACTTTAACAAACAGGATGGGCCACCAGACACCtcccttagctactcaggaggctgaggcagaagaaccacccaaacccaagaggcggagggccgctgaggtgaaaccatcatcacccgaacccaagaggcggagggccgctgaggtgaaaccatcatcacccaaacccaagaggcggagggccgctgaggtgaaaccatcatcacccaaacccaagaggcggagggccccTGACGTGGAATCTtaa
- the LOC117976165 gene encoding C-type lectin domain family 18 member A isoform X1: protein MLHPETSPGWGHLLAVLLALLGTTWAEVWPPQLQEQAPMAGALNRKESFLLLSLHNRLRSWVQPPAADMRRLDWSDSLAQLAQARAALCGTPTPSLASGLWRTLQVGWNMQLLPAGLASFVEVVSLWFAEGQRYSHAAGECARNATCTHYTQLVWATSSQLGCGRHLCSAGQTAIEAFVCAYSPGGNWEVNGKTIVPYKKGAWCSLCTASVSGCFKAWDHAGGLCEVPRNPCRMSCQNHGRLNISTCHCHCPPGYTGRYCQVRCSLQCVHGRFREEECSCVCDIGYGGAQCATKVHFPFHTCDLRIDGDCFMVSSEADTYYRARMKCQRKGGVLAQIKSQKVQDILAFYLGHLETTNEVIDSDFETRNFWIGLTYKTAKDSFRWATGEHQAFTSFAFGQPDNHGATPWPAGLATAWSCRLQLPSTGTTSAAKPETITSASLPRSTSPGGAQGPEA from the exons ATGCTGCATCCAGAGACCTCCCCTGGCTGGGGGCATCTCCTGGCTGTGCTCCTGGCCCTCCTTGGCACCACCTGGGCAGAGGTGTGGCCACCCCAGCTGCAGGAGCAGGCTCCGATGGCCGGAG CCCTGAACAGGAAGGAGAGTTTCTTGCTCCTCTCCCTGCACAACCGCCTGCGCAGCTGGGTCCAGCCCCCTGCGGCTGACATGCGGAGGCTG GACTGGAGTGACAGCCTGGCCCAACTGGCTCAAGCCAGGGCAGCCCTCTGTGGAACCCCAACCCCGAGCCTGGCGTCCGGCCTGTGGCGCACCCTGCAAGTGGGCTGGAACATGCAGCTGCTGCCCGCGGGCTTGGCGTCCTTTGTCGAAGTGGTCAGCCTATGGTTTGCAGAGGGGCAGCGGTACAGCCACGCGGCAGGAGAGTGTGCTCGCAACGCCACCTGCACCCACTACACGCAG CTCGTGTGGGCCACCTCAAGCCAGCTGGGCTGTGGGCGGCACCTGTGCTCTGCAGGCCAGACAGCGATAGAAGCCTTTGTCTGTGCCTACTCCCCCGG AGGCAACTGGGAGGTCAACGGGAAGACAATCGTCCCCTATAAGAAGGGTGCCTGGTGTTCGCTCTGCACAGCCAGTGTCTCAGGCTGCTTCAAAGCCTGGGACCATGCAGGGGGGCTCTGTG AGGTCCCCAGGAATCCTTGTCGCATGAGCTGCCAGAACCATGGACGTCTCAACATCAGCACCTGCCACTGCCACTGTCCCCCTGGCTACACGGGCAGATACTGCCAAG TGAGGTGCAGCCTGCAGTGTGTGCACGGCCGGTTCCGGGAGGAGGAGTGCTCGTGCGTCTGTGACATCGGCTACGGGGGAGCCCAGTGTGCCA CCAAGGTGCATTTTCCCTTCCACACCTGTGACCTGAGGATCGACGGAGACTGCTTCATGGTGTCTTCAGAGGCAGACACCTATTACAGAGCCAGGATGAAATGTCAG AGGAAAGGCGGGGTGCTGGCCCAGATCAAGAGCCAGAAAGTGCAGGACATCCTTGCCTTCTATCTGGGCCACCTGGAGACCACCAACGAGGTGATTGACAGTGACTTCGAGACCAGGAACTTCTGGATCG GGCTCACCTACAAGACCGCCAAGGACTCCTTCCGCTGGGCCACAGGGGAGCACCAGGCCTTCACCAGTTTTGCCTTTGGGCAGCCTGACAACCACGG CGCCACACCCTGGCCTGCAGGTTTGGCAACTGCGTGGAGCTGCAGGCTTCAGCTGCCTTCAACTGGAACGACCAGCGCTGCAAAACCCGAAACCATTACATCTGCCAGTTTG CCCAGGAGCACATCTCCCGGTGGGGCCCAGGGTCCTGAGGCCTGA
- the LOC117976165 gene encoding C-type lectin domain family 18 member B isoform X4, with the protein MLHPETSPGWGHLLAVLLALLGTTWAEVWPPQLQEQAPMAGALNRKESFLLLSLHNRLRSWVQPPAADMRRLLVWATSSQLGCGRHLCSAGQTAIEAFVCAYSPGGNWEVNGKTIVPYKKGAWCSLCTASVSGCFKAWDHAGGLCEVPRNPCRMSCQNHGRLNISTCHCHCPPGYTGRYCQVRCSLQCVHGRFREEECSCVCDIGYGGAQCATKVHFPFHTCDLRIDGDCFMVSSEADTYYRARMKCQRKGGVLAQIKSQKVQDILAFYLGHLETTNEVIDSDFETRNFWIGLTYKTAKDSFRWATGEHQAFTSFAFGQPDNHGATPWPAGLATAWSCRLQLPSTGTTSAAKPETITSASLPRSTSPGGAQGPEA; encoded by the exons ATGCTGCATCCAGAGACCTCCCCTGGCTGGGGGCATCTCCTGGCTGTGCTCCTGGCCCTCCTTGGCACCACCTGGGCAGAGGTGTGGCCACCCCAGCTGCAGGAGCAGGCTCCGATGGCCGGAG CCCTGAACAGGAAGGAGAGTTTCTTGCTCCTCTCCCTGCACAACCGCCTGCGCAGCTGGGTCCAGCCCCCTGCGGCTGACATGCGGAGGCTG CTCGTGTGGGCCACCTCAAGCCAGCTGGGCTGTGGGCGGCACCTGTGCTCTGCAGGCCAGACAGCGATAGAAGCCTTTGTCTGTGCCTACTCCCCCGG AGGCAACTGGGAGGTCAACGGGAAGACAATCGTCCCCTATAAGAAGGGTGCCTGGTGTTCGCTCTGCACAGCCAGTGTCTCAGGCTGCTTCAAAGCCTGGGACCATGCAGGGGGGCTCTGTG AGGTCCCCAGGAATCCTTGTCGCATGAGCTGCCAGAACCATGGACGTCTCAACATCAGCACCTGCCACTGCCACTGTCCCCCTGGCTACACGGGCAGATACTGCCAAG TGAGGTGCAGCCTGCAGTGTGTGCACGGCCGGTTCCGGGAGGAGGAGTGCTCGTGCGTCTGTGACATCGGCTACGGGGGAGCCCAGTGTGCCA CCAAGGTGCATTTTCCCTTCCACACCTGTGACCTGAGGATCGACGGAGACTGCTTCATGGTGTCTTCAGAGGCAGACACCTATTACAGAGCCAGGATGAAATGTCAG AGGAAAGGCGGGGTGCTGGCCCAGATCAAGAGCCAGAAAGTGCAGGACATCCTTGCCTTCTATCTGGGCCACCTGGAGACCACCAACGAGGTGATTGACAGTGACTTCGAGACCAGGAACTTCTGGATCG GGCTCACCTACAAGACCGCCAAGGACTCCTTCCGCTGGGCCACAGGGGAGCACCAGGCCTTCACCAGTTTTGCCTTTGGGCAGCCTGACAACCACGG CGCCACACCCTGGCCTGCAGGTTTGGCAACTGCGTGGAGCTGCAGGCTTCAGCTGCCTTCAACTGGAACGACCAGCGCTGCAAAACCCGAAACCATTACATCTGCCAGTTTG CCCAGGAGCACATCTCCCGGTGGGGCCCAGGGTCCTGAGGCCTGA
- the LOC117976294 gene encoding putative nuclear pore complex-interacting protein family member B2 isoform X4 produces MLCCLGYEWLSGGCKTWHSAWVSFLKTIFQSENGHDGSTDVQQRAWRSNHRRQEGNKIGLKDVITLWRHVETKVRAKIHKMKVTTKINHHAKINGKRKTAKKQAMFQRAQELRRRAEDYYKCKITPSARKPLCNWVRMAAAEHRHSSGLPYWRYLTAETLTNRMGHQTPPLATQEAEAEEPPKPKRRRAAEVKPSSPEPKRRRAAEVKPSSPKPKRRRAAEVKPSSPKPKRRRAPDVES; encoded by the exons gtGTCTTTCCTGAAGACTATCTTCCAGTCTGAAAATGGACATGATGGATCCACAGATGTACAGCAGAGAGCCTGGAGGTCCAACCACCGTAGACAGGAAG gaaataaaattggCCTGAAAGACGTCATTACTCTATGGAGACATGTGGAAACAAAAGTTAGAGCTAAAATCCATAAGATGAAGGTGACAACGAAAATCAACCATCATGccaaaatcaatggaaagaggaagaccgccaaaaaaca GGCAATGTTTCAACGGGCGCAAGAGTTGCGGCGGCGGGCAGAGGACTACTACAAATGCAAA ATCACCCCTTCTGCAAGAAAGCCTCTTTGCAACTGG GTCAGAATGGCGGCAGCGGAGCATCGTCATTCTTCAGGATTGCCATACTGGCGCTACCTCACAGCTGAAACTTTAACAAACAGGATGGGCCACCAGACACCtcccttagctactcaggaggctgaggcagaagaaccacccaaacccaagaggcggagggccgctgaggtgaaaccatcatcacccgaacccaagaggcggagggccgctgaggtgaaaccatcatcacccaaacccaagaggcggagggccgctgaggtgaaaccatcatcacccaaacccaagaggcggagggccccTGACGTGGAATCTtaa
- the LOC117976165 gene encoding C-type lectin domain family 18 member A isoform X2 produces MLHPETSPGWGHLLAVLLALLGTTWAEVWPPQLQEQAPMAGALNRKESFLLLSLHNRLRSWVQPPAADMRRLDWSDSLAQLAQARAALCGTPTPSLASGLWRTLQVGWNMQLLPAGLASFVEVVSLWFAEGQRYSHAAGECARNATCTHYTQLVWATSSQLGCGRHLCSAGQTAIEAFVCAYSPGGNWEVNGKTIVPYKKGAWCSLCTASVSGCFKAWDHAGGLCEVPRNPCRMSCQNHGRLNISTCHCHCPPGYTGRYCQVRCSLQCVHGRFREEECSCVCDIGYGGAQCATKVHFPFHTCDLRIDGDCFMVSSEADTYYRARMKCQRKGGVLAQIKSQKVQDILAFYLGHLETTNEVIDSDFETRNFWIGLTYKTAKDSFRWATGEHQAFTSFAFGQPDNHGFGNCVELQASAAFNWNDQRCKTRNHYICQFAQEHISRWGPGS; encoded by the exons ATGCTGCATCCAGAGACCTCCCCTGGCTGGGGGCATCTCCTGGCTGTGCTCCTGGCCCTCCTTGGCACCACCTGGGCAGAGGTGTGGCCACCCCAGCTGCAGGAGCAGGCTCCGATGGCCGGAG CCCTGAACAGGAAGGAGAGTTTCTTGCTCCTCTCCCTGCACAACCGCCTGCGCAGCTGGGTCCAGCCCCCTGCGGCTGACATGCGGAGGCTG GACTGGAGTGACAGCCTGGCCCAACTGGCTCAAGCCAGGGCAGCCCTCTGTGGAACCCCAACCCCGAGCCTGGCGTCCGGCCTGTGGCGCACCCTGCAAGTGGGCTGGAACATGCAGCTGCTGCCCGCGGGCTTGGCGTCCTTTGTCGAAGTGGTCAGCCTATGGTTTGCAGAGGGGCAGCGGTACAGCCACGCGGCAGGAGAGTGTGCTCGCAACGCCACCTGCACCCACTACACGCAG CTCGTGTGGGCCACCTCAAGCCAGCTGGGCTGTGGGCGGCACCTGTGCTCTGCAGGCCAGACAGCGATAGAAGCCTTTGTCTGTGCCTACTCCCCCGG AGGCAACTGGGAGGTCAACGGGAAGACAATCGTCCCCTATAAGAAGGGTGCCTGGTGTTCGCTCTGCACAGCCAGTGTCTCAGGCTGCTTCAAAGCCTGGGACCATGCAGGGGGGCTCTGTG AGGTCCCCAGGAATCCTTGTCGCATGAGCTGCCAGAACCATGGACGTCTCAACATCAGCACCTGCCACTGCCACTGTCCCCCTGGCTACACGGGCAGATACTGCCAAG TGAGGTGCAGCCTGCAGTGTGTGCACGGCCGGTTCCGGGAGGAGGAGTGCTCGTGCGTCTGTGACATCGGCTACGGGGGAGCCCAGTGTGCCA CCAAGGTGCATTTTCCCTTCCACACCTGTGACCTGAGGATCGACGGAGACTGCTTCATGGTGTCTTCAGAGGCAGACACCTATTACAGAGCCAGGATGAAATGTCAG AGGAAAGGCGGGGTGCTGGCCCAGATCAAGAGCCAGAAAGTGCAGGACATCCTTGCCTTCTATCTGGGCCACCTGGAGACCACCAACGAGGTGATTGACAGTGACTTCGAGACCAGGAACTTCTGGATCG GGCTCACCTACAAGACCGCCAAGGACTCCTTCCGCTGGGCCACAGGGGAGCACCAGGCCTTCACCAGTTTTGCCTTTGGGCAGCCTGACAACCACGG GTTTGGCAACTGCGTGGAGCTGCAGGCTTCAGCTGCCTTCAACTGGAACGACCAGCGCTGCAAAACCCGAAACCATTACATCTGCCAGTTTG CCCAGGAGCACATCTCCCGGTGGGGCCCAGGGTCCTGA
- the LOC117976165 gene encoding C-type lectin domain family 18 member B isoform X3, whose amino-acid sequence MLHPETSPGWGHLLAVLLALLGTTWAEVWPPQLQEQAPMAGALNRKESFLLLSLHNRLRSWVQPPAADMRRLDWSDSLAQLAQARAALCGTPTPSLASGLWRTLQVGWNMQLLPAGLASFVEVVSLWFAEGQRYSHAAGECARNATCTHYTQLVWATSSQLGCGRHLCSAGQTAIEAFVCAYSPGGNWEVNGKTIVPYKKGAWCSLCTASVSGCFKAWDHAGGLCEVPRNPCRMSCQNHGRLNISTCHCHCPPGYTGRYCQVRCSLQCVHGRFREEECSCVCDIGYGGAQCATKVHFPFHTCDLRIDGDCFMVSSEADTYYRARMKCQTTNEVIDSDFETRNFWIGLTYKTAKDSFRWATGEHQAFTSFAFGQPDNHGATPWPAGLATAWSCRLQLPSTGTTSAAKPETITSASLPRSTSPGGAQGPEA is encoded by the exons ATGCTGCATCCAGAGACCTCCCCTGGCTGGGGGCATCTCCTGGCTGTGCTCCTGGCCCTCCTTGGCACCACCTGGGCAGAGGTGTGGCCACCCCAGCTGCAGGAGCAGGCTCCGATGGCCGGAG CCCTGAACAGGAAGGAGAGTTTCTTGCTCCTCTCCCTGCACAACCGCCTGCGCAGCTGGGTCCAGCCCCCTGCGGCTGACATGCGGAGGCTG GACTGGAGTGACAGCCTGGCCCAACTGGCTCAAGCCAGGGCAGCCCTCTGTGGAACCCCAACCCCGAGCCTGGCGTCCGGCCTGTGGCGCACCCTGCAAGTGGGCTGGAACATGCAGCTGCTGCCCGCGGGCTTGGCGTCCTTTGTCGAAGTGGTCAGCCTATGGTTTGCAGAGGGGCAGCGGTACAGCCACGCGGCAGGAGAGTGTGCTCGCAACGCCACCTGCACCCACTACACGCAG CTCGTGTGGGCCACCTCAAGCCAGCTGGGCTGTGGGCGGCACCTGTGCTCTGCAGGCCAGACAGCGATAGAAGCCTTTGTCTGTGCCTACTCCCCCGG AGGCAACTGGGAGGTCAACGGGAAGACAATCGTCCCCTATAAGAAGGGTGCCTGGTGTTCGCTCTGCACAGCCAGTGTCTCAGGCTGCTTCAAAGCCTGGGACCATGCAGGGGGGCTCTGTG AGGTCCCCAGGAATCCTTGTCGCATGAGCTGCCAGAACCATGGACGTCTCAACATCAGCACCTGCCACTGCCACTGTCCCCCTGGCTACACGGGCAGATACTGCCAAG TGAGGTGCAGCCTGCAGTGTGTGCACGGCCGGTTCCGGGAGGAGGAGTGCTCGTGCGTCTGTGACATCGGCTACGGGGGAGCCCAGTGTGCCA CCAAGGTGCATTTTCCCTTCCACACCTGTGACCTGAGGATCGACGGAGACTGCTTCATGGTGTCTTCAGAGGCAGACACCTATTACAGAGCCAGGATGAAATGTCAG ACCACCAACGAGGTGATTGACAGTGACTTCGAGACCAGGAACTTCTGGATCG GGCTCACCTACAAGACCGCCAAGGACTCCTTCCGCTGGGCCACAGGGGAGCACCAGGCCTTCACCAGTTTTGCCTTTGGGCAGCCTGACAACCACGG CGCCACACCCTGGCCTGCAGGTTTGGCAACTGCGTGGAGCTGCAGGCTTCAGCTGCCTTCAACTGGAACGACCAGCGCTGCAAAACCCGAAACCATTACATCTGCCAGTTTG CCCAGGAGCACATCTCCCGGTGGGGCCCAGGGTCCTGAGGCCTGA
- the LOC117976165 gene encoding C-type lectin domain family 18 member A isoform X5, producing MLHPETSPGWGHLLAVLLALLGTTWAEVWPPQLQEQAPMAGALNRKESFLLLSLHNRLRSWVQPPAADMRRLLVWATSSQLGCGRHLCSAGQTAIEAFVCAYSPGGNWEVNGKTIVPYKKGAWCSLCTASVSGCFKAWDHAGGLCEVPRNPCRMSCQNHGRLNISTCHCHCPPGYTGRYCQVRCSLQCVHGRFREEECSCVCDIGYGGAQCATKVHFPFHTCDLRIDGDCFMVSSEADTYYRARMKCQRKGGVLAQIKSQKVQDILAFYLGHLETTNEVIDSDFETRNFWIGLTYKTAKDSFRWATGEHQAFTSFAFGQPDNHGFGNCVELQASAAFNWNDQRCKTRNHYICQFAQEHISRWGPGS from the exons ATGCTGCATCCAGAGACCTCCCCTGGCTGGGGGCATCTCCTGGCTGTGCTCCTGGCCCTCCTTGGCACCACCTGGGCAGAGGTGTGGCCACCCCAGCTGCAGGAGCAGGCTCCGATGGCCGGAG CCCTGAACAGGAAGGAGAGTTTCTTGCTCCTCTCCCTGCACAACCGCCTGCGCAGCTGGGTCCAGCCCCCTGCGGCTGACATGCGGAGGCTG CTCGTGTGGGCCACCTCAAGCCAGCTGGGCTGTGGGCGGCACCTGTGCTCTGCAGGCCAGACAGCGATAGAAGCCTTTGTCTGTGCCTACTCCCCCGG AGGCAACTGGGAGGTCAACGGGAAGACAATCGTCCCCTATAAGAAGGGTGCCTGGTGTTCGCTCTGCACAGCCAGTGTCTCAGGCTGCTTCAAAGCCTGGGACCATGCAGGGGGGCTCTGTG AGGTCCCCAGGAATCCTTGTCGCATGAGCTGCCAGAACCATGGACGTCTCAACATCAGCACCTGCCACTGCCACTGTCCCCCTGGCTACACGGGCAGATACTGCCAAG TGAGGTGCAGCCTGCAGTGTGTGCACGGCCGGTTCCGGGAGGAGGAGTGCTCGTGCGTCTGTGACATCGGCTACGGGGGAGCCCAGTGTGCCA CCAAGGTGCATTTTCCCTTCCACACCTGTGACCTGAGGATCGACGGAGACTGCTTCATGGTGTCTTCAGAGGCAGACACCTATTACAGAGCCAGGATGAAATGTCAG AGGAAAGGCGGGGTGCTGGCCCAGATCAAGAGCCAGAAAGTGCAGGACATCCTTGCCTTCTATCTGGGCCACCTGGAGACCACCAACGAGGTGATTGACAGTGACTTCGAGACCAGGAACTTCTGGATCG GGCTCACCTACAAGACCGCCAAGGACTCCTTCCGCTGGGCCACAGGGGAGCACCAGGCCTTCACCAGTTTTGCCTTTGGGCAGCCTGACAACCACGG GTTTGGCAACTGCGTGGAGCTGCAGGCTTCAGCTGCCTTCAACTGGAACGACCAGCGCTGCAAAACCCGAAACCATTACATCTGCCAGTTTG CCCAGGAGCACATCTCCCGGTGGGGCCCAGGGTCCTGA
- the LOC134729313 gene encoding nuclear pore complex-interacting protein family member B13-like, giving the protein MEPSSPKPKRRRAAEVKPSSPKPRRRRAAEVKRSPEPKRRRAAEVKPSSPEPQWRRAAEVIPSSPKPKRRRAAEVKPSSPEPKRRRVAEVKPSSPEPKRRRAADVESSSPEPKRRRATEVKPSSPEPKRRRTAEVKPSSPKPKRRRAAEVKPSSPKPKRQRAAEVKPSSPKPKRRRAAEVKPSSPKPKRRRAAEVKPSSPKPKRRRAAEVKPSSPEPKRRRAAEVKPSSPKPKRRRAAEVKPSSPEPKRRRAAEVKPSSPEPKRRRAAEVKPSSPEPKRRRAAEVKPSSPKPKRRRAAEVKPSSPKPKRRRAPDVES; this is encoded by the exons ATGGAACcttcatcacccaaacccaagaggcggagggccgctgaggtgaaaccatcatcacccaaacctaggagacggagggccgctgaggtgaaacgttcacccgaacccaagaggcggagggccgctgaggtgaaaccatcatcacccgaaccccagtggcggagggccgctgaggtgataccatcatcacccaaacccaagaggcggagggccgctgag gtgaaaccatcatcacctgaacccaagaggaggagggtcgctgaggtgaaaccatcatcacctgaacccaagaggcggagggccgctgacgtGGAATcttcatcacccgaacccaagaggcggagggccactgaggtgaaaccatcatcacccgaacccaagaggcggaggaccgctgaggtgaaaccgtcATCACCCAAACcgaagaggcggagggccgctgaggtgaaaccatcatcacccaaacccaagaggcagagggccgctgaggtgaaaccatcatcacccaaacccaagaggcggagggccgctgaggtgaaaccatcatcacccaaacccaagaggcggagggccgctgaggtgaaaccatcatcacccaaacccaagaggcggagggcggctgaggtgaaaccatcatcacccgaacccaagaggcggagggcagctgaggtgaaaccatcatcacccaaacccaagaggcggagggccgctgaggtgaaaccatcatcacccgaacccaagaggcggagggccgctgaggtgaaaccatcatcacccgaacccaagaggcggagggccgctgaggtgaaaccatcatcacccgaacccaagaggcggagggccgctgaggtgaaaccatcatcacccaaacccaagaggcggagggccgctgaggtgaaaccatcatcacccaaacccaagaggcggagggccccTGACGTGGAATCTtaa